Within the Miscanthus floridulus cultivar M001 chromosome 2, ASM1932011v1, whole genome shotgun sequence genome, the region CATAAATCATAATTGCTTCTGAATTCCGGACATAAACTTCAATTTGGAGATTTTTCACCCAATCGTTGTACTTTGCTTATAATGAATGAAATCCTTTCccaatttcacaaaaaaaaacatatataagttCATAAAGCCAAGAACAGGTTGAAACACAACATGCGCAAAATTTCAAGAAAAAGTATGCCTTACATGTAAGGAAACAAAGGCATACACGGCCAATTAAAAGAAAATGGAGATCGCAGGCGCAACCCTCCCTGGTAGTTTCATGGAAGGATAGTACATTACTGTCCTCTCCGTACTAACATCACACCACGTGTATAAAACATCCAAGTGTACAAACACGCACATGAATAAAGTTCTACATTAAGTAGAAACCTAACTAATAACAATCCAGACAGAACAGAGCAGGCTGACATGACCACCAACTTCATCAATCTTCAAGATCATTCTGACACTCGCAGGCTCTTACCTAACAGTGACAATGTCATCAATCTTCAAGATCATTCTGACACACTCGCAGGCTAGCGTAATGGCACTTGTGCTCACCAGCAAAGGCTGCACGACATTCTCCTCCAGGATGTTTGTGATCTGCCCTTTCCTCACATTGATGCCAGCGTTCTTCTCACCTCTGGCATGGCGATTCCTGAGTTCAGTGACGATGGAGATTGGGTTGAGCCCAGCATTCTCAGCCAGTGTGTAAGGGATGACCTCAAGTGCCTCAGCAAACTCCTTGATGCAGTAACTCTCCATCCCTCGAAGCTCCTTAGCCCAAGCAGCCAGCTGCATTGACATCTCTATTTCTGGAGCACCGCCACCAGCAATCAAAAACCTCTTGTTGACCAAGCACCTGAAGCATCAAAAGAGGTATAAAATAAAAACTCCTTTTTACTTGGTTTAAAATATAGACACCATACTAATGCAATGTTTAAGTCGGGTaacaggggggggggggagttAAAAGGAATACAATGTGTATTTAAGCCCAGCTACATTGTTATGAAATTTATAACTACCATTATAGCCACCATATCATGAAAATATCCTTACTAATGAGGAAGGTATGCCACCAATGATCTTAACAATTTTCTCAGCTTCGACATCTTCAACATATACTAAATCCAAGTCAAGAAATGAGCAGACAAACCCAaagcattcaagcaaggacaACAATCAAAACACTGTACAGACTCCAGAACGACAGTATACAATGATCACACACTTCCAAGCCTACTTTGCCATGAACTAGGTAAAGGAGGTCCATAAATTGTTTGGTAGCATAAAAGGACAATGCAAAAAAAAATGTAATCATTTTGCTAATGCAAATCAAGTCCTGGGAGCCCTCTAACAGCTGGTGTGAATTGAACAATAAACCTAAGTTGGGTTATAAAGCTACATAGGAGTCTCAACATATGTATCGAGCTAGGGCTCAATCAGGCCCAAAAATATACAGTGTTTAACCAAGGATCCAGCTTCGTAGACCATGGACTAGAAAGCACCAACCATTTTGTCATTAGatcaaattgtgatcatgctagACCAATGAAAATCAATAATCAACACAACATGCACAATCTTGTGCTAACAAGCACTGCTGACCCCAGACAGGCATCACACAATTTATTCTCCAGAAACTGCCAGGAGCCCACCATTGATACATGGCTCTCTCACGTAAAATACAAAACATGAATTCCTCCAGAGCACACAATCTCTCTCTACTTAAAAAGAATGTAATTTTCCTCCATCCCGCTTTCTTCTGCCCCTGTTTCTTCCATGCATGCCCTACCATTTTTTTCCCTAACCTCACCCCACCACTAAAAGAAGGAAACAATTACAGCACCACTTCATTAATGCTACAATCACAGCATCACTTTGATGACGCCAGATCTCACCTGTGTCACATGAGTGCTCACTGTCCTGCCACCATCCACCTTGTGGTGCCGTCCAATGTGCACCATACCGTCATTGTGAATGGATGTCACACCAAGCCCTTACTACTCCCCCCCTTCCACCCTACCCACCCATCGGAAGGTACACCTGACCTTTGTTCCATGGTTTCAAACAGTCAGGACTTCAGACGAGCATCGCACAAGGTCTCGCACGGTCGCAACATCAATGCCAAGGACAGCATCCCTGCCATCTTCGTCGCGTCTTCACCAACGCCGATGAACCACCTCAAACAGACCTTCAAAACGTCAAGCAGACTGCCAGGCGTCCACCCCATTCCCTCCACATGCCAGGTCTGTTTTTTCCACACATACCTATGATCTACCATATTGTCTGCACATTAGtctgtttgtccaaagaccacttTTGCTTCAATTTAGAATATACTAGTTTTTTTCATACCCACATGGACATGTAACTGGAAACCAAACTTCGATACCTAACTGTTCAGATGAAAATATCCTTTGGTTTGTAAATAAATCCATTGTCCTTATTCTTGGTGATGCAACCACGGTTCTCATTGCTGCCGAATTCAAATTCATTGTTGTAAAGTTGaatgaattttttttttggttgagaAGATTGTTGATATCACCACCTAAAAATTATCCCTCCTCCGCACATCAGGTCTGTTCTTTCCATTCACCTATCATCTACCATATTGTCTGTACATTAGTCTGTTTGTGTAGAGACCTCTTTTGCTTCAATCTAGATACTCTTTTTTTCATAACCCACATGGACATGCAGCTATAAACCAATCTTCAATACCTAACTGTTAATATGAAAATACCCTTTGGTTTGTAAAAATAAAGCCATTGTACTAATTCGTGCTGATATAGGCATGGTTCTGATGGCTGCTGCAATTCAagttcatttgaattaattgttTTTAGTTGACAAGATTCTTGATAACATCATCTAAATATTATCATTCACGTATGGATGAATGTTCCCCCATTGCAACACACAGTCACATTTGCTAGTTAATAATCAAAACATGCTAACTATTCATCAAGTTCTCCAAACATTCACTAGTTAACAATTAAAACATGCTGAATGTGCCTCTGGCAGAAAATAGAGGATGAAGGAAAATGGCTCACTATTACTAACAAGTTATTATGCCAGTATATCCAGGTAAAATGGCAAGCCCAAAACAAGAACCAATGATGAGGTTTTCCAAATAATTTTGCTATAAAAAAGCTATTGCATTTAAAACCACCAACTTACTCTGTATAGAGAAGAGAAAGCTACAAGACTACGAAAATCTAACTTAATGAAATGCTTTTTGATAATAAATGTATACATATCCCTAACTAAAGATGATTATAATACAAGTGAAGAGAATGCCTTTATAAATTTCAAATGTTCTAAGGAAATAGCAGTAGCAATGGTGAGGCGAGGCGCCCTACCCCCCTCACAACACCTAGGCATTTATGGTGGACGCCTACGCGACACCATACGTATATTCCACCATTCCGGACCGGCATGAAAGGCTGGGTAAGAATCAAATTGCCACTAACAATTGAGCACAAAGATTATACTAATCAGAAGTTCACGACAGCAACCATCCAAGACCATATACATTTAATACCCATCAGTCATTAATTTGTGCATTGTGTTATGCAAAAGTGTAAACAAAGAGCCAAGCGGACATTAGTCCATATGACAGGCCAGTCCATGAAGCAGAGAGCACCACACACCAGACTCTCAGAACATATACAATATACTACATAGCAGAGTGCCGTGGAACACAAAGCAACACAAACCACCTATATCAGACTAGAATTCAGAAGCAATTATGAATATAGCATTGGATTATTATCTCAACATAAGAAAAATTGTACCTTATGACACAGAGGGCATCATGGAGACTGCGTTCAGCTTCATCAATAACCAACTGGTTCGACCCCCTGACAAGTACAGTCGCGGTCCTACCCATGTCCCTGATACCAGTGATCTTCACAACCTTACCCTCCCCAACAGAGATTTCCTCAACAACATCTGCATACCCAAGCTTATCCGTGCGGAAGTGCTCAATGTTGGCAATGGGAAGGCAGTTTAGGGTCTTGGTGATGAACTCAATCTCATCCCTCTCCACATCCTTCACCACCAAAATCTTTGCCTTAGCAAGATAGTGCAGAGACAAGTCAGTGACGGCGTCGCGCAAGATGCTCTTCTGAATGAGCAAGACATTGCATCCAGCCACCTTGATCTTCTTGACCATCCCGAGGATGTAATTGCGCTCCTCGCGTAGGATGCGGTCCATCTGTGCATAGTCCGATACAATGACGCTCTGCTCAATGTCAGTCTTGGGTGGTGAGATTTGGAACTGTATGACGGCGATCTTGGCATTCTCAACCCGAGTTGGGCCCCCAGCAGCATGGCTAGCCTTCTTGTCAAAGATGAGGCCACGGACGAGCTCAGTATCGTCCACGGTGCCACCAAGCTTCTTGACGATGCGGATGCCGCGGAGGTCGAGAAGGTCAGGGTGAGCGGGATCCACCACGGAGAgggcggcgtcgacggcgaggGGCGAGAGAAGGGTGGAGTACTGGGAGACGACCTTAGAGTTGAGAGCAGTGGACGCGGACTTGACGAGGGACTCCCGGTCGGATAGCTCAATGGGGATGGCCATGGTGTGGAGGATCTCAACAGCGCGCGTGGCGAGGCGGTGGagagcgtcggcggcggcggtggggtggGCCCCGGCGGAGAGGAGCGACGGGGCGCGGCGGAGGAGGGATCCAGCGAGGACGACGACAGTCGTGGTGCCGTCCCCAGCGGCGGCGTCCTGGGAGCGGGATAGCTCGGCGAGCATGCGCGCGGCGGGCTGGAGGAGCGCCATGCGGGAGAGGATGGTGGCACCGTCGTTGGTGATGATGACCTCCTGTGCCTGGTCGCCCGAGGAGATCATCTTGTCCATGCCACGGGGGCCCAGCGAGGTACGCACGGCGTCGGCGACGGCGCGCGCAGCGGCGATGTTGGCGCCGCGCACGTCGTCGCGGCGCTTGGTGTCAGTGTAGGTCTCCGTCTTGCGGGatggggcggtggcggcggcggcggcggccatggatcGAGGGGAAAGGAGATGGTGTTTAGGGCTTGGTCAGATCAGGTTGGGTGTAGGAAGGAAAATGAGTGCTAGGCGGCGGCGCGAGGGTTCGGAAAGGAAGAAGAGGTACTACGCCTACGCTCGCCCAGCAGCAGTGGCCTCTGAGTTAACGATGGGCCGAGGGATTCGCGAATAACGTATGGGCCTCACTGCTGCTGGGCCATGGTGCCAACCCAGCGAGTGGATATGTGGGCTGAGGCTCTAATGGGATAGGTGTTGAGAATGAAACAGAGATAATCAAGTAATTAAGATTGTATTTTCTTTCGCCTCTAATTTGATTTTGAATAGTAGATTCCAGTATCCGACCAGCTATTCTAAATGAATTAGATCTGTTCTCTTTCTGATGACGTTGTTGAACAAATTGTGGATCAGGTACTGCACATCCAGATGAAATGTTACTTTCTATTTATTTCCTTGACCTATTCACTTGCCAGATTCGTTTTCCTGTTCCTGATACCAAGAAATAGGAGTATAGAAGTTATAGATAGATCATGTTTCTCTTTTTCAATTCTCAAGAACAACATATAAGAACACACAAAAGATAAATATGTGAGGTCGAGATTTTGCAGATTTTGGTGGCCGAATGAGATGCAAGGTTCTAAAACAATCTAGCTAACAAGTATCCTGTCTTCTCAAGAAGCAGCCATAGGTGATGTCGCTGCCAGGGACGCCGGGCCATGAGAGAGCAATGGCCAATGGCCATGACGAAGACATCGAAAATCCTCATTCTCGCACTCTCATAGTATAGTTGATGCTCCCTAGACTGTCTGATCGGCCTGTGTCTTTGAGGATTAGAAAACTTAAACTGTAGATATAGAAtgagctccaccggattcaagatactggtttaactccTACCCACGTTAAATCTGAGGACCAACATCAACAATTGATGGAGGTCAACCCGAACGCTGATAGTCGATCATCAAAACACGTTGGCATATACCAAATTCATCATAGTGGAAAAAGAAAGATCAACCTTGAGCTTGCCACACCTAAAAAAACTCCAAAATTTGAGTACCTAGCTAGTAACTCGGAACCTCGGACATGTACACGCTCTATGGACTGCCTCCACCGAGTACTGGGCCGGGACCTCGCCGGCGAAATCCTTGTGACGTGACGTCAACACTCAGTTAACGAACGAGCACGTCCTAGCTCCGACGCATCGACGACCATATCACCGCGCGGCCACCAAGGCAGAGCACGGCCAGCTCCCTGACGAGCTCGTCCAGCAGCGCGTCGACCACGACGCCCTCCACGTCCGCGCCGACGTCGCGCTCCTCCTCGCTCACGCACATCCACCGCCGGCTCCGCTCCAAGTCGTCCAGCGCCGCCTTCCCCGAGAGCACCACGTCCCCGATGCCCCACCGCGGCCCCGCGCCACGCAGCCACTCCGCGGCCGCGCCCACcagcgcctccgccgccgcttcgCTTCGGTCGTCGTCCAGCGGCCTGCCGCCGGCCGCCGAACGGACGAGACGGTCGGCGCCCTCCGCGAAGAAGTCGAGGACGAGCACGCGGGAGACCTCGTCGTCcaggcacgccgccgccgccgcgtcgtgcTCCAGCAGCCGCGCGAGCAAGCGGTACTCGTCGTCGGGCTCTTCTTGCTCCTGGTGGTGATCGGGCAAGGACGAGTGGTCGGCGCTCTGGTGCtccacctcgtcgtcgtcgtgccgtgtcgccgtcgccgtcgcctccGCGCTGCTGCTGCTATTCGTGCTCGAGCCGCTGGTGGTGGTTGTGAGACGCGTGCTGGCGTCGGCGGAGTCCCCGGACTCCGAGGTGGCTGCCGTGAACCGTACGTCGAGGTCCACAGGGTCGATTCCCTGCACGACGCCGCCTCCGTCGTACCGTCCGATCTTGTGCAGCAACTGCACCTGCTGCTTCGTCCCTGCGTGCAGTACGTCCGATGATGACATCCAAGCTCGCTCATTAAAAAAAATGACATGCATGCAGATAATTAAATTAAAGTATGAATACTGTGCTCCTCAACCGTCACAAcgattataaaaatatttattgaaaaatgatatatatatattttttaaaaaaaagtataTTTCAAGATAAATCTACTCATATGGTTTTCATATTTCCAAGCTCAATaatttaaaagttattcatgatttacaTTTCCAAAATATTTGATCTAAGCCTTGTCCAAAATGACATATTTTAGGAAACTAGAGGGGTAGCTGATACGGGGAGGAGTTTGTTTAACACGGACGACGATGCATCACAATTACTAACCTAGTTGACCTAGGTGCGTAGTGAATCGTGATGCGTTGCGATGACAATCGTCGCCATCGTCACGTGCCATTAATCACACGGTCAGCGATTATGGCCATTGAGCACCATATGTTAATGTGTGATCGAGGACAATTATAGTTATAGCATTGATTGACAGTTACTTCCTTTTTGTGCAACAACCAGAGAGAAAGAGACCGGCGCAGCTAGTAGCGTTGTTTTCCTCCGGTTGCCTGATCGAGGAGGCTCCCGTACCTGTTCGGCTGATATTAAAGTCGGCTAATAAGCTGGCCttaattgatttattatgagagaaaaatactgtagactctagctgataagccggctgataagtttaaACGAACGGGCTCTGCTCAAGAATCGGCGTAGCATTAATGGTGTTCGGACAGTGCACGATTCTTCTTCTTCGGTGGCATTGGCCATGGCACACTGACCAAGCAGGTGTTACTCGAACACGGTGGCCATCCTGTCCTAGATCAGCGGGGCCGGACTAGAAACAATTTGCAAGCCTAGCCATCCTCTAGAATCCTCTAGCCATCTAGTTGTAACAGTCATCGAATCAAACTGAAAGTGCTGGCTGTTATGTATGCATACAGTTTAGTAAATAAATCTGGTAAAAATGAGGAAGAAGATGGAATTTGGGATCGATGGGTGTGCAGGGATGGCAAGAAGCAGCTTACTCTGGAGGTCCGCCGGCGGCGTGCAGCGCTGGAACTGGAAAGCGGGGGAGGAGCAGGTGCCGGCATCGCTCCcttcctcgccgtcgtcgtcatcgAAGTGGAAATCCAGAACCGACACGGGGCTCAGCTGTTGCttgtcctccaccaccaccatgctgGCCCCCATCAGCTTCTTGCGCCCCACCGCGGAGTCGCCGTCCGCTACCGCCTGCACCAGCCATCATCCACCATTAACAACCGTTAACACAATACCGCATATGGATCTCTGCGCGCATGCAGTAAGTACACGTCTACTGCTACAAATACAGCAAGTCAAGAACACAAGAGACTGTTGGTTGCAGAAGAAGGTGCGGATCCAGAGCATGCAGAGGACACGTCCAAGATGGTAAGTATGGCTCGTGCAGTGCAGAAAGTGCAGCACACATGACACCACACATGATAGAGCAGTGGCCAATTGCTTGTCTTTTTGGATGCAGTTTTTCTCAAAAAGACAAGAACAGATGAAACAAAAAGCCTCAAgtggagaaaaaaaaacattgcaaGCCTCACGGGGAGGAAATAAATCGTTGCAGCCTGCAGGATAAAAGAATGGGGCCCGGCGTTTCCAGAAGAGCAGATCAGGAATCGGGATTCAGGATCAGGGTGGTAGTTGGTGAGTGGCGGCATACTGAGGCCTTGtttatttctaaaaaaaaatttcaaaaagtgctacagtagctattacatcgaatcttgcgatatgtacatggagcattaaatgtagacaaaaaaaaattaattgcatagtttggttgaaaattacgagacgaatattttgagtctaattagtctatgattgaatactaattgtcaaataaaaacgaaagtactacggtAACCAAAATCCTAAACTTCACCCAGCCCTGACATGCACGGTGCTTGTGCAGtccgtttctctctctctctctagataaTCAGATCCAATCATGCATGTGATATGGTTGTGCCAGTAGATATGCCTTGTTTTATTCAGGCATTAATTACAATGATTAAATTGGAGAGGAGATACAGATACTGCCCGTAGCTTGAACAAATTGCTGCAGTGCATGTATCATTAAAACCCTAAGGAGTAAAGAGGAGTaattaagagcaagtataatggCCCCATTTGACAGGCAGAATTTTGGCTAAAACTGACTGAAAACGttgttctggttgaattgttgcgagagaaaaacactgttccggctgaaaaaagaagccgaacaaaccgaatatggggtaaaccgAACGGGCCAATAAGAGGCTGCAAGCAGGCTAAATGCTGAGATGGAGGAGAGAGGGaatgagagagaggagaagcgggttgTAAGCTTATAACCGACTTAGACACAAGAATCAAGAAACTCTGTGAGACATAAAAAGTGAgccatgtattaatagtgaagacTATAACTACTGTATGAGTGGGCTGATATAGTAGGTCCTATTTGATGATAGCTAGCAACTAAAATTTTAGCAGGTTCAAATCAAAACAAGCCATCAACTAATAGATGTGCTACCCACTAGCCAAAATTAGCAAGGTTTCATTAGTGTACTAAACCTTAGTCATCTAACTAAAGTTTAGTTCTAAGTCACCCAAATACGTGGACTAATTTGTAGCcaaactagttgttagccctTTTTTTTCTATAATCGATATGCTAAAATTTAGCCGTCTAAAGTTTAATCTGCTAAATTTTATAAGTGCTAACTCTAGCATGCTTATATTAGTTAGATCTAAACTACCGGATTGGAGTACTCCTATATCAATATGAGTTTACTCCGGTGATGAGAAGATAAAAAAAAGGGGTATTTAACCGTGGATGCCCTACATGTCAGGGAGGTAATGAGGTGTCCGGTTTCACGCACGCCGACGCTGCGATGCAGTTGACGCGCGGCCTGTCAACACATACTCCCACAGTATGGCTTGCCTGTCTGGCTGTTCAGTGAACACTGATCACCTGAGCTGACGACGAGGCACGCGCGTGCTCCCCAGGCCACAGACCCCAGGGTACAATCTGCAATCGCATCATTTTCTATCACATCGATGTGGGGAATATTTGGGGCGTCACCGACGAACAGAAACCCATCCTTTCCTTTTCCTTGCCCTCGGTGATTTTTGTAATTCATTCAAAAAGTTTTACTAGTAATTTTATATACACTGACACACTGCGGCATGCGCGCCACTTGTAAAAACTCCTACGCCGGTTGTATTTACTCTATACTCAGATGAATATGCTGGCAATTTCTATACGCTGGCAAATTTGCAACACATGAAGAAATTTGAAAGAGGTGTGTGTAAGTCACCATTGCAAGGAATcccaaaaaaaaaactcatgATTGCAAGTCTCATAACACACCTACGTATATGGTTAGAATTTTTCTTGTAAAATTTTGGAACGGTTGAAGCGCAGACCCGTACTACCCAACCGAGAATTACCACTACCGGGAAAATGGAGGATGATGGGCACGATTGACCTGGGAAGCAAATACTACTGTGCTACCATGGGTAAATAGAAATTGGCCCACAGTGCGGTGTGCATGGCCGCATGGGCA harbors:
- the LOC136540777 gene encoding uncharacterized protein, producing the protein MAARGVQAPWRPVTLRDFLELGCDSSSDGFRSYPRRLPLVPDADAVLQKQQAAPAPRAEAAAAQQLLRRSPSRSPSSLSLSLFSSVPSSVPGALARISSLSRSFSRRIKEGFWRRRDEGDDDEAANFDDRDSCGFPSPLVSSWSSFDSDESEEDVVTTTTEETTPASERDKATASTSSSSSSADHDRTDAAAADGKKAVADGDSAVGRKKLMGASMVVVEDKQQLSPVSVLDFHFDDDDGEEGSDAGTCSSPAFQFQRCTPPADLQRTKQQVQLLHKIGRYDGGGVVQGIDPVDLDVRFTAATSESGDSADASTRLTTTTSGSSTNSSSSAEATATATRHDDDEVEHQSADHSSLPDHHQEQEEPDDEYRLLARLLEHDAAAAACLDDEVSRVLVLDFFAEGADRLVRSAAGGRPLDDDRSEAAAEALVGAAAEWLRGAGPRWGIGDVVLSGKAALDDLERSRRWMCVSEEERDVGADVEGVVVDALLDELVRELAVLCLGGRAVIWSSMRRS
- the LOC136535801 gene encoding T-complex protein 1 subunit delta-like; this encodes MAAAAAATAPSRKTETYTDTKRRDDVRGANIAAARAVADAVRTSLGPRGMDKMISSGDQAQEVIITNDGATILSRMALLQPAARMLAELSRSQDAAAGDGTTTVVVLAGSLLRRAPSLLSAGAHPTAAADALHRLATRAVEILHTMAIPIELSDRESLVKSASTALNSKVVSQYSTLLSPLAVDAALSVVDPAHPDLLDLRGIRIVKKLGGTVDDTELVRGLIFDKKASHAAGGPTRVENAKIAVIQFQISPPKTDIEQSVIVSDYAQMDRILREERNYILGMVKKIKVAGCNVLLIQKSILRDAVTDLSLHYLAKAKILVVKDVERDEIEFITKTLNCLPIANIEHFRTDKLGYADVVEEISVGEGKVVKITGIRDMGRTATVLVRGSNQLVIDEAERSLHDALCVIRCLVNKRFLIAGGGAPEIEMSMQLAAWAKELRGMESYCIKEFAEALEVIPYTLAENAGLNPISIVTELRNRHARGEKNAGINVRKGQITNILEENVVQPLLVSTSAITLACECVRMILKIDDIVTVR